In Methanobrevibacter sp. TMH8, the genomic stretch CTATCTTAAAAGATGGTGATGTTGATAAAGCTGTGGAAATTATTGAAGAAGCTTTAAAAAGAGTAAAAACTGGAAACTTGGATATGAAAGAGATGATTATCCACACACAAATAACCAAAAAATTATCTGATTATAAGCAAATTGGTCCTCATGTAGTAGCTGCACAAAGATTAGAAGCTAAAGGAATAAAAATTGGCAGAGGAACTATAATTCAATATGTTATTGTAAAAGGTAAAGGACCAATAAGCCAAAGAGCTATTCCTTATGAAGATTCAGAGAAATATAAATATGATTCAGATTATTATATAGATAATCAAATACTTCCAGCAGTGTCTAGAATAATGGCTTCCTTCGGTTATACTAAAGAAAGTTTAGCTGAATTAGGGGAAAAAGAACGGCAAAAAACATTAGATGCTTTTTTTTAAATTATACAAAAAATAGAACATTACAAAATTACAAATATTTTAAAATGAAACTTAATAATACAAAATAAGACTCAATTTTAACAAATTGATAAAAAATAAAACTTAGAGATTATAATAAAACTTAATTAATTTAATAAAAAATAAATAATAAAAAATAAAAAACTCGAAAAGGTGTTGAAATGGAAAAAGCGATTTTTTTTGATATTGATGGAACTTTATTAGATACTTCTAGTTTTGCAGAGTTAGCTAGAAGAGCAGCTATTGATGTAATGATTGAAAATGGCTTACCTTCAACTCAAGATGAAGCATATGAATTATTAAAAGAAATAATTGCAGAAAAAGGCTCTAACTATAATAAACACTTTAATGTTCTTACAAAAAGAATGTGTGGAGAAGAAAGCAATTTATTAATAGCTTTAGGAATGGTTACATATCATAATGTGAAATTTGCCCTTCTTAGACCATTCCCAAAAACAATGGATGTGCTTGTTTATCTTAAGAATAAAGGTTATAAATTAGGTGTAATTTCCAATGGAATAACTATAAAACAGTGGGAAAAGTTAGTTAGATTAGATATTCATTATTTTTTTGATGAAGTTATTACTTCAGAAGAAGTAGGATCTGAAAAACCAGAAAAGAAAATATTTGAAGAAGCTATGAATAGAATGAAATGCACTCCAGAAAACAGCCTTATGATTGGAAACAAGCTTGGAATTGATATCATGGGAGCAGTATATGCAGGAATGTCAGGTATTTTAGTAAATTCTGATCTTGATGATATTATATCAATGAAAGCTTTAGAAAATTTTGATATTGAAATAATTGAAACTATTGGAGACCTATCTAAAATTCTTTAATTTTATAATACTTAAATCAAAATAAAAAAAAATGGAAATAAGAATAAAATATATAGATTATATAAAACTTAATTAATTTAATAAAAATTGAATAAAAAATAAAAAATAAAAATGGCTTAAGAATTAAACTACACCTTGAGCCATCATAGCATTAGCTACTTTTATGAAACCAGCTATATTAGAACCAATAACATAATTTCCTTCTTGATCATATTCCCTAGCTGCACTATCAATGCTTCTATAAATATTTATCATGATATTTTTCAATCTTCTATCAACTTCTTCAAAGGACCAACACAATCTAGAACTTCTTTGAGCCATTTCTAATGCACTTGTAGCTACACCTCCTGCGTTAGCTGCTTTTCCAGGAATATATACAACACCATTATTTTGTAAAATATTAGTAGCTTCAAGAGTACAAGGCATGTTAGCTCCTTCAGATAAGTATTTAGTTTTAGATGCAACAAGTTTTTCAGCTGCTATTCCATCTAATTCATTTTGAGTAGCACAAGGTAATGCCACATCACATTTTAAATCCCAAATATTCATACTACCTTCAACAAATTTAGCAGTTAGATTATCTTTTGAGAAATAATTCAAGTAATCAGATATTCTTCCACGTTTAATTTCTTTAATTTCTTTAACAAATGGAACTTGAATACCATTTTCATCATAAATATAACCAGAAGAATCAGACATAGCTATGACAGTAGCACCTAACATAATAGCTTTTTCAGCTGCGTAAATAGCTACATTTCCAGAACCTGAAACAACAACTTTTTTACCTTCAAAACTATCTCCTCTGTCTTTCATTGCTTCTTCTGTAATGTAAATAAGACCATAACCAGTAGCTTCAGTACGAACAAGAGATCCACCATATTCTAACCCACTACCAGTTAATACACAGTGATGTTCATGCGCTATTCTATTGTATTGTCCAAATAAATATCCAACTTCCCTAGAGCCCACACCTATATCTCCAGCTGGAACATCAGTATCAGGACCAATATAATTATAAAGTTCAGTCATGAAACTTTGACAAAATCTCATAACTTCATTATCAGATTTTCCTTTAGGATCAAAGTCACTCCCTCCTTTTCCACCACCTATATTCATTCCAGTAAGACTATTTTTCAATATTTGTTCAAATCCAAGGAATTTAATGATAGATAGGTTTACAGATTTGTGAAAACGGAGTCCTCCTTTATATGGTCCGATAGCACTGTTAAATTGTACACGATATCCTCTATTTACTCTTACTTTTCCATTATCATCAATCCATGGCACCCTAAAAATTACAATTCTCTCTGGTTCAACATATCTTTCAAGAAGCCCTGTATTCTGGTATTCCGGGTGTTTTTCAAATACTGGCTCAAGAGACTCTAGTATTTCAGTTGCAGCTTGAATAAATTCTGGTTGATCCTCGTTTTTCTTCTTTAAATCTTCTAAAACATCACGTACATATGACATATAATCACTCCTCTTATCCCAATTATATATAATTGTCCCTAAAATATTAATTTACGACATTATTTCATTAAACACAAATTATGTAATTTATTATAAAAGATTATATACACTATATACACTTATATTAATATATTAAATATAATATATACAATTAAATCAACATAATCTATAATTATGCACAATTAATCACATACTACATAATATAGATAATTAAATCAACATATAATACATAAATTTGCGTAATTTACAATATAAAATATAATACATAAATATAAAATATATTAACTAATATATTATGTATAAAATACAAATATTTAAAATTTAAAATCCCATATTTATTTATTTTTTAATTTTAAACAAGAAATCATAGCAAAAGTGTAAAATATTAGAATAAAACAAAATCTGAACTTTATGCTTAATTATTAAACATTTACACATTTATATTTCTAATACTACTATTAGTATTTTTATTTTTAAACTTTGCGATTTTGTTCAATAATAATCCCCTATTTCTTAAAGTTCCACTGTTTAAAAAAAATAGAATAATTTTAACAATTATTTCAATATTTATTAGAAAAACTAAAAAATAGCTAAGTTTTTTATGAAAATAATAATCACATTATAAATGATCTAAAGTTTATGATAATAATAAAAAATTCATAAAAGTATATGATAAAATCAAATAAATTTCTATCAATAATCATCAATAAACATTATCAAATAAATCAAATTAAAAGTTTATTGAAACATATTAAGAAGTAGGAAAAAGCATATATGTAGACTATGATGATTTAATTAATTAATCTAATTATAATTGGTTATATAATATATTTAATTGATTAATTCATGATAAAATAGTTTTTAATGATAATATTATATAATAGTTTAAACAAATAATAATAACATAATTAAAAAAATATTGAGATTTTATCATGATATTAGAGATATTAAAAGATTCATTGACATATTCCCTTAAAGATTTTAATATTATTGCTAGATTGGGAATATTAAATTTGTTAAGCTTTTTAATTGTTCCATTTTTCCTTGTTCAAGGTTATTCATATAATATAACCACCATTGGTGTTAATTCAATAATCCACGGAAAATATGAGATTCCTCCATTTGAAAACTGGAAAAATATGTTTGTAAATGGAATAAAGCGAACATTAGTCATGTTAATTTACTCAATTCCTGCTCTTATAATATCAATTTGGGCCCTACTTAATCCAGAAACTATTCAACTTATTATTCCTTCAAATCTCCTTTATTTAGATATTGGGATAGAAATTACAGCTATGATTTTCCTTTGGATATTTACATTCATCTTGATTATGGTAGCTATCCCCCATATGATCCATAGGAAATCATTGAAAGCAGCTTTTAATATAAAAGAGCTAATAACCATAATTAAATCTGTAGGTTTCTTAGAATATATCTATTTTGTTGCTTGGTGGATAATTATTGCTAGTGGTGTAATATTCCTAAGTTTTGTAGCTGTAGAAATCTTTGTTTCAATATTAAATTTCATCTATTTGATTATATTTTCACAAATTATATCTCTAAGTTTCATGAATATATCTTTTGACATGTATCTATTTGGATTAGTACTAATTCTATTAGTTTATCCATTCTTACTTATTGTTGAAAGTAGAGCAACAGCATCAATGTATAATCTTAACTAAGAATCTACATTTATTATTCAAT encodes the following:
- the gdhA gene encoding NADP-specific glutamate dehydrogenase, giving the protein MSYVRDVLEDLKKKNEDQPEFIQAATEILESLEPVFEKHPEYQNTGLLERYVEPERIVIFRVPWIDDNGKVRVNRGYRVQFNSAIGPYKGGLRFHKSVNLSIIKFLGFEQILKNSLTGMNIGGGKGGSDFDPKGKSDNEVMRFCQSFMTELYNYIGPDTDVPAGDIGVGSREVGYLFGQYNRIAHEHHCVLTGSGLEYGGSLVRTEATGYGLIYITEEAMKDRGDSFEGKKVVVSGSGNVAIYAAEKAIMLGATVIAMSDSSGYIYDENGIQVPFVKEIKEIKRGRISDYLNYFSKDNLTAKFVEGSMNIWDLKCDVALPCATQNELDGIAAEKLVASKTKYLSEGANMPCTLEATNILQNNGVVYIPGKAANAGGVATSALEMAQRSSRLCWSFEEVDRRLKNIMINIYRSIDSAAREYDQEGNYVIGSNIAGFIKVANAMMAQGVV
- a CDS encoding DNA polymerase domain-containing protein, which produces MSIESKEQLELEKEIKSQAQKFLADFNPTLPEHMELEYEGFYRRGFFVTKKRYAVIEDGTIIAKGLELVRRDWAPIAKDTQQDILMAILKDGDVDKAVEIIEEALKRVKTGNLDMKEMIIHTQITKKLSDYKQIGPHVVAAQRLEAKGIKIGRGTIIQYVIVKGKGPISQRAIPYEDSEKYKYDSDYYIDNQILPAVSRIMASFGYTKESLAELGEKERQKTLDAFF
- a CDS encoding TIGR02253 family HAD-type hydrolase; this translates as MEKAIFFDIDGTLLDTSSFAELARRAAIDVMIENGLPSTQDEAYELLKEIIAEKGSNYNKHFNVLTKRMCGEESNLLIALGMVTYHNVKFALLRPFPKTMDVLVYLKNKGYKLGVISNGITIKQWEKLVRLDIHYFFDEVITSEEVGSEKPEKKIFEEAMNRMKCTPENSLMIGNKLGIDIMGAVYAGMSGILVNSDLDDIISMKALENFDIEIIETIGDLSKIL
- a CDS encoding DUF4013 domain-containing protein — encoded protein: MILEILKDSLTYSLKDFNIIARLGILNLLSFLIVPFFLVQGYSYNITTIGVNSIIHGKYEIPPFENWKNMFVNGIKRTLVMLIYSIPALIISIWALLNPETIQLIIPSNLLYLDIGIEITAMIFLWIFTFILIMVAIPHMIHRKSLKAAFNIKELITIIKSVGFLEYIYFVAWWIIIASGVIFLSFVAVEIFVSILNFIYLIIFSQIISLSFMNISFDMYLFGLVLILLVYPFLLIVESRATASMYNLN